The following coding sequences lie in one Halogeometricum rufum genomic window:
- a CDS encoding ABC transporter ATP-binding protein, producing the protein MTTAVHLDGITKRFPGVIANDDVDLTVERGTVHALLGENGAGKTTLMNVLYGLYRPTEGRVVIEGEERQFSSPRDAIDAGVGMIHQHFMLVDPMTVTENIVLGNEPRKWFGLAVDREGARRDVRDLSGRYGFDVDPEATIEDVSVGVQQRVEILKALYRGADILILDEPTAVLTPQEVEDLFEVFEELTAQGKTIIFITHKLGEAMHAADDVTVLRDGENVGTVKTEDTSRERLAELMVGREVFLQTDKNPTEPGDVVLSTDRLSAEDNRGIETVSGVSFDVREGEVFGIAGVDGNGQSELIESITGLREPTEGNVTYLGEDITRAPRSDRIDAGMAYIPEDRHERGLVMEFDLVQNGILGSQHSAPFATRGNIDWDTARGHTEDIIREYDVRPPNPDADAESLSGGNQQKFIVGREFEREPELVVATHPTRGVDIGSTEFIHDRLLELRDAGKAVLLVSSKLDEVQGLSDRLAVMHDGEFMDVVDPQNVTEEEIGLLMAGERPETESQTEDAVADGGAADEGTEADR; encoded by the coding sequence ATGACCACCGCGGTCCACCTCGACGGAATCACCAAGCGGTTCCCAGGGGTCATCGCCAACGATGACGTCGACCTGACCGTCGAGCGCGGCACGGTGCACGCACTTCTCGGAGAGAACGGCGCGGGGAAGACGACGCTGATGAACGTCCTCTACGGTCTGTACCGGCCGACCGAGGGGCGCGTCGTCATCGAGGGCGAGGAGCGGCAGTTCTCCTCCCCCCGAGACGCCATCGACGCGGGCGTCGGGATGATTCACCAGCACTTCATGCTCGTGGACCCGATGACCGTGACCGAGAACATCGTTCTCGGGAACGAACCGCGCAAGTGGTTCGGGCTCGCGGTCGACAGAGAGGGCGCGCGGCGTGACGTGCGAGACCTGTCCGGGCGATACGGGTTCGACGTCGACCCGGAGGCGACGATAGAGGACGTGAGCGTCGGCGTGCAACAGCGCGTCGAGATTCTCAAGGCGCTGTACCGGGGCGCCGACATCCTCATCCTGGACGAACCGACCGCCGTGCTGACGCCGCAGGAGGTCGAGGACCTGTTCGAGGTCTTCGAGGAACTGACGGCGCAGGGCAAGACCATCATCTTCATCACCCACAAGCTGGGCGAGGCGATGCACGCCGCCGACGACGTGACCGTCCTCCGCGACGGCGAGAACGTCGGCACCGTGAAGACCGAGGACACCTCGCGGGAACGACTCGCCGAACTGATGGTCGGCCGCGAAGTGTTCCTGCAGACGGACAAGAACCCGACCGAACCGGGCGACGTCGTCCTCTCGACGGACCGCCTCTCCGCGGAGGACAACCGCGGTATCGAGACCGTCTCCGGCGTCTCCTTCGACGTGCGCGAGGGCGAAGTGTTCGGCATCGCCGGCGTGGACGGAAACGGCCAGTCCGAACTCATCGAGTCCATCACCGGACTCCGCGAACCCACCGAGGGCAACGTCACCTACCTCGGCGAGGACATCACCCGCGCGCCTCGCTCGGACCGCATCGACGCCGGGATGGCGTACATCCCCGAGGACCGGCACGAACGGGGGCTGGTGATGGAGTTCGACCTCGTGCAGAACGGCATCCTCGGCAGCCAACACAGCGCGCCGTTCGCCACCCGCGGCAACATCGACTGGGACACGGCCCGCGGCCACACCGAGGACATCATCCGCGAGTACGACGTCCGACCGCCGAACCCCGACGCGGACGCCGAGTCGCTGTCGGGCGGCAACCAGCAGAAGTTCATCGTGGGCCGCGAGTTCGAACGGGAACCGGAACTCGTCGTCGCCACGCACCCGACCCGCGGGGTCGACATCGGCTCGACCGAGTTCATCCACGACCGACTACTCGAACTCCGCGACGCGGGCAAGGCCGTCCTCCTCGTCTCCTCGAAACTTGACGAGGTGCAGGGGCTGTCGGACCGCCTCGCCGTCATGCACGACGGCGAGTTCATGGACGTGGTCGACCCGCAGAACGTCACCGAGGAGGAGATCGGTCTGCTCATGGCGGGCGAACGCCCGGAGACCGAGTCGCAGACCGAAGACGCGGTGGCCGACGGCGGTGCCGCCGACGAGGGAACGGAGGCTGACCGATGA
- a CDS encoding ABC transporter permease — MSTQTGLSGLLERDWSYRETLVGGALGVFVLIGLLGFVFPESIWANLASILTERSTLSSALRLSVPIVFAALGGIFAEKSGVINIGLEGLLIISAFVAILVPSIIGPDGTTLFVPNLWVGFGAGILASVLFAALFAVVCIRYKADQIIAGLAVWLIALGLAPFAATVYYGGVNTDNIGTSLPTWVIPVLSDIPFFGAVFTATPAVYAMLVAVPASWFVLNRTSFGSHVRASGENPRALDTVGVDVSRVRYASALLSGFLAGIGGAALSLGLGQFLGNNQTMVNGKGFIAIVAYLFGNYNPIGAFGASFLFAGLEAVQIRLQQVPGYTVPDSLIQTIPYVTVIVVLALVGRTRIPEAAGEHYESGED; from the coding sequence ATGAGCACGCAGACCGGACTCTCCGGACTCCTCGAACGCGACTGGTCGTACCGCGAGACGCTGGTCGGGGGCGCCCTGGGCGTCTTCGTCCTCATCGGTCTCCTCGGGTTCGTCTTCCCCGAGAGCATCTGGGCGAACCTCGCCTCAATACTGACCGAGCGAAGCACGCTGTCGTCGGCGCTCCGCCTCTCGGTGCCCATCGTCTTCGCCGCCCTCGGCGGCATCTTCGCGGAGAAGTCCGGCGTCATCAACATCGGGCTGGAGGGACTGCTCATCATCTCGGCGTTCGTCGCCATCCTCGTCCCCTCCATCATCGGTCCGGACGGGACGACGCTGTTCGTCCCGAACCTCTGGGTGGGCTTCGGCGCGGGCATCCTCGCCTCGGTGCTGTTCGCCGCGCTGTTCGCGGTGGTCTGTATCCGCTACAAGGCCGACCAGATAATCGCCGGGCTGGCGGTGTGGCTCATCGCCCTCGGTCTCGCGCCGTTCGCCGCGACGGTGTACTACGGCGGCGTCAACACGGACAACATCGGCACGTCGCTGCCGACGTGGGTGATTCCGGTCCTCTCGGACATCCCCTTCTTCGGCGCCGTCTTCACGGCCACGCCCGCCGTCTACGCGATGCTCGTCGCCGTGCCCGCCTCGTGGTTCGTCCTCAACCGCACCTCGTTCGGCAGTCACGTGCGCGCCTCCGGCGAGAACCCGCGCGCCCTCGACACCGTCGGCGTGGACGTGTCGCGGGTCCGCTACGCGAGTGCCCTCCTGTCCGGCTTCCTCGCCGGCATCGGCGGCGCGGCGCTCTCACTGGGACTCGGCCAGTTCCTCGGGAACAACCAGACGATGGTCAACGGCAAGGGGTTCATCGCCATCGTCGCCTACCTGTTCGGCAACTACAACCCCATCGGCGCGTTCGGCGCGTCGTTCCTGTTCGCCGGACTGGAGGCCGTCCAGATTCGCCTCCAGCAGGTCCCCGGCTACACCGTGCCCGACTCGCTCATCCAGACCATCCCGTACGTGACGGTCATCGTCGTCCTCGCCCTCGTCGGCCGCACCCGCATCCCGGAGGCGGCGGGCGAACACTACGAGTCCGGCGAGGACTGA
- a CDS encoding geranylgeranyl reductase family protein encodes MTTTHEYDVVVVGAGTSGCYAAATIAREGLDVVVVERKTADEAGHIACGDALKGADAFPDAIPKEQIQPAFTNTDVDHGRFELPQEDTVLEIPVPGELAVIDRWEYGRRLIDGAESAGVEFHYDTVVQDVNQTDDGRVTGVRAKKKGEVVEYEADVTVDGAGALSILQDKADFSEATFDTNVSYSQFCSAYREIVEVEEPVEWSDALVFKPAEVAAGYIWYFPRTETTINAGLGFQMTEEPMKLVDDLKRDLRERPEFENATVTDKLGAALPTRRPYDSAVAPGFIAAGDSAGHVNPTTGGGIAGAAYAGKYAGEQAVRAIGEGDVSEEALWHYNERVMDHFGQRYAGLDVYNVLSTAIDVNELMGLLARLPGEKLAEALYSGTTSFGPRLIAKTAKESYGFWSEIYKFYETKNAADELMGHYGRYPRRPSAMEGWKDQRDSLMEDVYEVTGADPKY; translated from the coding sequence ATGACCACCACCCACGAGTACGACGTCGTCGTCGTCGGGGCTGGCACCTCGGGGTGCTACGCCGCCGCGACGATCGCCCGCGAGGGTCTCGACGTGGTCGTCGTCGAACGGAAGACCGCCGACGAGGCGGGACACATCGCCTGCGGCGACGCCCTGAAAGGCGCCGACGCCTTCCCCGACGCCATCCCCAAAGAACAGATTCAACCCGCCTTCACGAACACGGACGTGGACCACGGCCGGTTCGAACTTCCGCAGGAGGACACCGTCCTCGAAATCCCCGTGCCGGGCGAACTCGCGGTCATCGACCGCTGGGAGTACGGTCGTCGCCTCATCGACGGCGCGGAGAGCGCCGGCGTGGAGTTCCACTACGACACCGTCGTGCAGGACGTGAACCAGACCGACGACGGGCGCGTGACGGGCGTTCGCGCGAAGAAGAAGGGCGAGGTCGTCGAGTACGAGGCGGACGTGACCGTCGACGGCGCCGGTGCCCTCTCCATCCTGCAGGACAAAGCCGACTTCTCCGAGGCGACGTTCGACACGAACGTCTCCTACAGCCAGTTCTGTTCGGCCTACCGCGAAATCGTCGAGGTCGAAGAGCCCGTCGAGTGGTCCGACGCCCTCGTGTTCAAGCCCGCGGAGGTCGCCGCGGGCTACATCTGGTACTTCCCGCGGACCGAGACGACCATCAACGCCGGTCTCGGCTTCCAGATGACCGAGGAGCCGATGAAACTCGTCGACGACCTGAAGCGTGACCTCCGGGAACGGCCGGAGTTCGAGAACGCGACGGTCACGGACAAACTCGGCGCGGCCCTGCCGACGCGCCGCCCCTACGACTCCGCCGTCGCGCCGGGGTTCATCGCCGCGGGGGACTCCGCCGGCCACGTCAACCCCACCACCGGCGGCGGCATCGCCGGTGCCGCCTACGCCGGGAAGTACGCCGGCGAACAGGCCGTCCGCGCCATCGGCGAGGGCGACGTGAGCGAGGAGGCACTCTGGCACTACAACGAACGCGTGATGGACCACTTCGGCCAGCGCTACGCCGGACTCGACGTCTACAACGTCCTGTCGACGGCCATCGACGTGAACGAACTGATGGGACTGCTGGCCCGCCTGCCGGGCGAGAAACTGGCCGAGGCGCTCTACTCCGGCACCACCTCGTTCGGTCCCCGACTCATCGCCAAGACCGCGAAGGAGTCGTACGGGTTCTGGAGCGAGATTTACAAGTTCTACGAGACGAAGAACGCCGCGGACGAACTGATGGGTCACTACGGACGGTACCCGCGTCGACCGAGTGCGATGGAGGGCTGGAAGGACCAGCGTGACAGCCTGATGGAAGACGTCTACGAAGTCACCGGCGCGGACCCGAAGTACTGA
- a CDS encoding BMP family lipoprotein — translation MDRRKFLKATGVAGIAGLAGCSGGPTEGGDSTATEGGAETTETESAETTQATTEEGGPAANVGMVYALGGLGDKSFNDAAKRGIERAQSELNVAYNEAQPSAAEEFPTFQRRFAQSQNPDYDLVCCIGFAQKSALQETSQNFPDQKFMLVDDVIDRDNVASYAFKEHEGSFLVGHLAGLLTTQQFEAGAGATSGDSTQVGFVGGVEAPLIKKFQAGYEAGVKHADENISISAAYAGSFSDSAAGKEIATSMYEDGVDIVYHAAGGTGLGVFQAAQEQGKFAIGVDSDQSRTDPNYANVILASMVKRVETAVFTSVENVVEDSYNGGETTTLGLDQNGIECVYGQEIGGEIPEDVKTAVSESRQAIIDGEISVPSSME, via the coding sequence ATGGATAGACGCAAGTTCTTGAAGGCGACAGGTGTCGCGGGTATCGCAGGTCTGGCAGGGTGTAGCGGCGGACCGACCGAGGGCGGCGACTCGACGGCGACCGAGGGCGGCGCCGAGACGACCGAGACCGAGTCCGCGGAGACGACGCAGGCGACCACCGAGGAGGGCGGCCCGGCCGCGAACGTCGGCATGGTGTACGCGCTCGGCGGTCTGGGCGACAAGTCGTTCAACGACGCCGCCAAGCGCGGCATCGAACGCGCGCAGTCCGAACTGAACGTCGCGTACAACGAGGCGCAACCCTCGGCGGCCGAGGAGTTCCCGACGTTCCAGCGCCGGTTCGCGCAGTCGCAGAACCCCGACTACGACCTCGTCTGCTGTATCGGCTTCGCGCAGAAGTCCGCGCTGCAGGAGACGTCGCAGAACTTCCCCGACCAGAAGTTCATGCTGGTCGACGACGTCATCGACCGCGACAACGTCGCCTCCTACGCGTTCAAGGAGCACGAGGGGTCGTTCCTCGTCGGTCACCTCGCGGGTCTCCTGACGACCCAGCAGTTCGAGGCCGGCGCGGGCGCCACGTCCGGCGACTCGACGCAGGTCGGCTTCGTCGGCGGCGTCGAAGCCCCCCTCATCAAGAAGTTCCAGGCGGGCTACGAGGCCGGCGTCAAGCACGCCGACGAGAACATCAGTATCTCGGCGGCGTACGCCGGGTCGTTCTCCGACTCCGCGGCGGGCAAGGAGATAGCCACCTCGATGTACGAGGACGGCGTCGACATCGTCTACCACGCGGCCGGCGGGACGGGTCTCGGCGTCTTCCAAGCGGCACAGGAGCAGGGCAAGTTCGCCATCGGCGTTGACTCCGACCAGTCGCGGACCGACCCGAACTACGCGAACGTCATCCTCGCCTCGATGGTCAAGCGCGTCGAGACGGCCGTGTTCACGTCCGTCGAGAACGTCGTCGAAGACTCGTACAACGGCGGCGAGACGACGACGCTCGGCCTCGACCAGAACGGCATCGAGTGCGTCTACGGGCAGGAAATCGGCGGCGAGATACCCGAGGACGTCAAGACGGCGGTCAGCGAGAGCCGACAGGCCATCATCGACGGCGAGATTTCGGTCCCGTCGTCGATGGAGTAG
- a CDS encoding ABC transporter permease, producing the protein MSAAADARRTVRSMLRRIVALSGVERLLISLAALVLAILVGAVLILASGRITTCSQAAAVYFGLGFCYDPLEVYFVLFNGAFGNPLNPAIMSGPLVNPAWSPFTGALTFTGPLVTKALFTSQWNPLNFSVALTMKETTLLVFTGLSVAVAFRAGLFNIGTQGQLVVGGLVTALVVGTLVPVVPGGLAGSVLLVPVGVLAGAAAGAFYAAIPGALKAYADANEVITTIMLNFIAAQLAFVAVSQFFRNPDSQVVETAPLPGYATLAPVVFPRGGDFAVLTLVFALALVAAIWFLIERTSYGYDLRTSGIQPEAAEYGGVDAKRTVVSSMMLSGALGGVGGAVWVLMVMGKWQTGVPALGFDGITVSILAGNNPLGVFPAALLFGTLKSGSLAVQFETGVPKQLVGVLRGLIILFVAMPEFFRAIGTNVVDLEEPDSKAVATDGGEPASGGEER; encoded by the coding sequence ATGAGCGCCGCCGCCGACGCGCGCCGGACCGTCAGGTCGATGCTCCGCCGAATCGTCGCCCTCTCGGGCGTCGAACGCCTGCTCATCAGCCTCGCCGCCCTCGTCCTCGCGATTCTCGTCGGCGCGGTGCTCATCCTCGCGTCGGGCCGCATCACCACCTGTTCGCAGGCGGCCGCCGTCTACTTCGGCCTCGGCTTCTGTTACGACCCTCTCGAAGTCTACTTCGTACTGTTCAACGGGGCGTTCGGCAACCCGCTGAACCCGGCCATCATGTCCGGGCCCCTCGTCAACCCCGCGTGGAGTCCGTTCACGGGCGCGCTGACGTTCACCGGACCGCTCGTGACGAAGGCGCTGTTCACGTCGCAGTGGAACCCGCTGAACTTCAGCGTCGCGCTGACGATGAAGGAGACGACGCTGCTCGTCTTCACGGGCCTCTCCGTCGCCGTGGCGTTCCGCGCGGGCCTGTTCAACATCGGGACGCAGGGGCAACTCGTCGTCGGCGGACTGGTGACGGCGCTCGTCGTCGGCACTCTCGTCCCCGTCGTCCCCGGCGGACTGGCCGGGAGCGTGCTTCTGGTCCCCGTCGGCGTCCTCGCCGGCGCCGCCGCGGGCGCGTTCTACGCGGCCATCCCCGGGGCGCTGAAGGCGTACGCCGACGCGAACGAGGTCATCACGACCATCATGCTCAACTTCATCGCCGCGCAGTTGGCGTTCGTCGCCGTCTCGCAGTTCTTCCGCAACCCCGACTCGCAAGTCGTCGAGACGGCGCCGCTCCCCGGCTACGCGACGCTCGCTCCCGTCGTCTTCCCGCGGGGCGGTGACTTCGCGGTTCTCACTCTCGTGTTCGCACTCGCGCTGGTGGCCGCCATCTGGTTCCTCATCGAACGCACGTCGTACGGCTACGACCTGCGGACGAGCGGTATCCAGCCCGAAGCCGCCGAGTACGGCGGCGTCGACGCCAAACGGACCGTCGTGAGCAGCATGATGCTCTCGGGCGCCCTCGGCGGCGTCGGCGGCGCGGTGTGGGTCCTGATGGTGATGGGGAAGTGGCAGACGGGCGTGCCCGCCCTCGGCTTCGACGGCATCACCGTCTCCATCCTCGCGGGCAACAACCCGCTCGGGGTGTTCCCGGCCGCGTTGCTGTTCGGCACGCTGAAGTCCGGGTCGCTCGCGGTGCAGTTCGAGACGGGAGTCCCGAAGCAACTCGTCGGCGTCCTCCGGGGTCTCATCATCCTGTTCGTCGCCATGCCGGAGTTCTTCCGCGCCATCGGGACGAACGTCGTGGACCTGGAGGAACCCGACTCGAAGGCCGTCGCCACGGACGGCGGCGAACCCGCCTCGGGAGGTGAGGAGCGATGA
- a CDS encoding right-handed parallel beta-helix repeat-containing protein, whose product MANATPDQSTPLVANDTAVAACIVVASDDVTIVGNNVTLTGPGATTNVTVSEPVDNETETETETPNETETETETPNETETETETASENETETETETASENETETETETASENETTTETESALQVEDNTTTDGAEGGVAPAEDETTGPAVTMAADADTNDTEAAYTVGIAVVSEDSTVDNVSIRDVGATNYFTGVVVADATNTSLENVDVSGNTDIGLDLYESTNATVDGVDASNNGYAGVLFDGGESNEVRNATVDETGSAPAQNETDDNETETPTETETETTTEETTTEETTTEETTTEETTTEETTTEETTTEETTTEETATETAVDDGTETASENETVTETETVSALQVENNTTTEGSEGGVTPADNESTDDETETPVDDETTDNETMDNETMDNETMDNESASNFSSAFLYAGGSNNTVVDSSANASTGWTVYAVDANQSGGMDVTVDGTQLSYVATDVAFAPSNETPEALDGYAAVTDGIDVESLSNESNLELTVTYDVNRLAAEDTDELSISFYQYADGEWTQVDTRVDLASNTVSANFTENGTAVVLGEIDEDAVDDDDEEPTETETPTETETPTETATETTTEETTTEETTTEETTTEETTTEETTTEETTTEETTTEETTTEETTTEETTTADA is encoded by the coding sequence TTGGCGAACGCGACGCCGGACCAATCGACGCCCCTCGTCGCCAACGACACGGCCGTCGCGGCCTGTATCGTCGTCGCCAGCGACGACGTGACCATCGTGGGCAACAACGTCACGCTCACGGGTCCGGGCGCGACGACCAACGTCACCGTCTCGGAACCGGTCGACAACGAGACGGAGACCGAAACGGAGACTCCGAACGAGACGGAGACCGAAACGGAGACTCCGAACGAGACGGAGACCGAAACGGAGACTGCCTCCGAGAACGAGACGGAAACCGAGACGGAGACTGCCTCCGAGAACGAGACGGAAACCGAGACGGAGACTGCCTCCGAGAACGAGACGACGACTGAGACCGAATCCGCCCTCCAGGTCGAGGACAACACCACCACCGACGGCGCCGAAGGTGGCGTCGCACCGGCCGAGGACGAGACCACCGGTCCGGCCGTGACGATGGCGGCCGACGCTGACACGAACGACACCGAAGCGGCCTACACCGTCGGTATCGCCGTCGTGAGCGAGGACAGCACCGTCGACAACGTCTCGATTCGCGACGTCGGTGCCACGAACTACTTCACGGGCGTCGTCGTCGCTGACGCGACGAACACCTCGCTCGAAAACGTCGACGTGAGCGGCAACACCGACATCGGTCTGGACCTGTACGAGAGTACGAACGCGACCGTCGACGGCGTGGACGCCAGCAACAACGGTTACGCGGGCGTCCTGTTCGACGGTGGCGAGAGCAACGAAGTCCGGAACGCGACCGTCGACGAGACCGGTAGCGCACCGGCGCAGAACGAGACCGACGACAACGAGACGGAGACGCCGACGGAAACCGAGACGGAGACGACCACGGAAGAGACGACGACCGAAGAGACGACCACGGAAGAGACGACGACCGAAGAGACGACCACGGAAGAGACCACGACTGAAGAGACGACCACGGAAGAGACCACGACCGAAGAGACGGCCACTGAGACGGCGGTCGACGACGGAACCGAGACCGCCTCCGAGAACGAGACGGTCACGGAGACCGAGACGGTGTCCGCCCTCCAGGTCGAAAACAACACCACCACCGAAGGCTCCGAAGGTGGCGTCACGCCGGCCGACAACGAGAGTACGGACGACGAGACCGAGACGCCGGTCGACGACGAAACCACCGACAACGAGACCATGGACAACGAGACCATGGACAACGAGACCATGGACAACGAGTCCGCCTCGAACTTCTCTAGCGCGTTCCTCTACGCCGGTGGCAGCAACAACACCGTCGTCGATTCGTCGGCGAACGCCAGCACCGGCTGGACCGTCTACGCCGTCGACGCGAACCAGAGCGGCGGGATGGACGTCACCGTCGATGGGACGCAACTCTCCTACGTCGCGACGGACGTCGCGTTCGCACCGAGTAACGAGACGCCCGAAGCCCTCGACGGCTACGCCGCCGTGACCGACGGCATCGACGTCGAGTCGCTCAGCAACGAGTCGAACCTCGAACTCACCGTCACCTACGACGTCAACCGACTGGCGGCCGAGGACACCGACGAACTGAGCATCTCGTTCTACCAGTACGCCGACGGCGAGTGGACCCAGGTCGACACCCGCGTTGACCTCGCCTCTAACACCGTCTCGGCGAACTTCACCGAGAACGGCACCGCCGTCGTCCTCGGCGAGATAGACGAGGACGCAGTCGACGACGACGACGAGGAACCGACGGAGACGGAGACGCCGACGGAAACCGAGACGCCGACGGAGACTGCGACCGAGACGACCACCGAGGAAACCACGACTGAAGAGACGACCACCGAGGAAACCACGACTGAAGAGACGACGACCGAGGAGACCACTACGGAAGAGACGACGACAGAAGAGACGACCACCGAAGAAACCACTACGGAAGAAACCACGACCGAAGAGACGACGACGGCCGACGCGTAA
- a CDS encoding amidohydrolase has protein sequence MTASNLVELRRDLHRHPEPAWCEFYTTARLVDELETRDLDALYVGPEVLSADDRMAVPDDDVLSEWFERAREAGAREDVLDRLEGGFTGAVAVLKRGEGPTVALRVDIDGLPITESEDADHAPVAGEFRSENEGYMHACGHDAHATIGLGVLDAVAESDFQGTLKVFFQPGEEQVAGGKPMAKSGHLDDVDYLLATHVGLDHPSGEVVAGIEGFLAASHFEAEFTGAPAHAGARPEQGDNAVQAMASAIQNLYGIPRHADGATRVNAGIVEGGTATNIIPEEASLGGEVRGETTELMRYMEEKAHRVLRSAAEMHGCEVDISTEGRAPSAASDDELVSIVSAVAAANADVESVVERDSLGGSEDATYLMQEVQDNGGLAAYVGVGTDHPGGHHTRTFDVDEDSIGLGIDVLSGAILDIASTRP, from the coding sequence ATGACGGCCTCGAACCTCGTCGAACTCCGACGCGACCTGCATCGACACCCCGAACCCGCGTGGTGCGAGTTCTACACCACCGCCCGACTCGTGGACGAACTGGAGACGCGCGACTTGGACGCCCTCTACGTCGGCCCCGAAGTGCTGTCGGCGGACGACCGGATGGCCGTCCCCGACGACGACGTCCTGTCCGAGTGGTTCGAACGCGCCCGCGAGGCCGGCGCCCGCGAGGACGTCCTCGACCGACTCGAAGGCGGGTTCACCGGTGCGGTGGCCGTGCTGAAACGCGGCGAGGGGCCGACCGTCGCCCTCCGCGTCGACATCGACGGCCTGCCCATCACCGAGTCCGAGGACGCCGACCACGCCCCCGTGGCGGGCGAGTTCCGCTCGGAGAACGAGGGGTACATGCACGCCTGCGGCCACGACGCCCACGCGACCATCGGACTCGGCGTCCTCGACGCCGTCGCCGAGAGCGACTTCCAGGGGACGCTGAAGGTGTTCTTCCAACCCGGCGAGGAACAGGTCGCCGGCGGCAAGCCGATGGCGAAGTCGGGGCACCTCGACGACGTGGACTACCTCCTGGCGACGCACGTCGGCCTCGACCACCCCTCCGGCGAAGTCGTCGCCGGCATCGAGGGCTTCCTCGCCGCCTCCCACTTCGAGGCCGAGTTCACGGGTGCGCCGGCCCACGCGGGCGCGCGGCCCGAACAGGGCGACAACGCGGTGCAGGCGATGGCGTCGGCCATCCAGAACCTCTACGGCATCCCGCGGCACGCCGACGGCGCGACGCGCGTCAACGCGGGCATCGTCGAGGGGGGCACCGCGACCAACATCATCCCCGAGGAGGCGTCTCTCGGCGGCGAGGTGCGCGGCGAGACGACCGAACTGATGCGGTACATGGAGGAGAAGGCCCATCGCGTGCTCCGGTCGGCGGCGGAGATGCACGGCTGTGAGGTGGATATCTCGACCGAGGGGCGGGCCCCGTCGGCGGCGAGCGACGACGAACTCGTCTCCATCGTTTCGGCCGTCGCGGCGGCGAACGCCGACGTCGAGTCGGTCGTCGAACGCGACTCGCTGGGCGGGAGCGAGGACGCCACCTACCTGATGCAGGAGGTACAGGACAACGGCGGACTCGCCGCCTACGTCGGCGTCGGCACCGACCACCCCGGCGGCCACCACACCCGCACGTTCGACGTGGACGAGGACTCCATCGGCCTCGGAATCGACGTGCTCTCGGGCGCGATACTCGACATCGCTTCGACCCGTCCCTGA